A window of Juglans regia cultivar Chandler chromosome 7, Walnut 2.0, whole genome shotgun sequence contains these coding sequences:
- the LOC108991287 gene encoding DEAD-box ATP-dependent RNA helicase 20-like — protein sequence MSRYDSRSGDPTSYRDRDRDRRSDSGFGGSMGFSGSIRSSSSRNNYEGAESPRKLDLDGLTPFEKNFYVESSSVTAMSEREVDEYRQQREITIEGRDVPRPVTSFHDVGFPDYVMQEITRAGFLEPTAIQAQGWPMALKGRDLIGIAETGSGKTLAYLLPAIVHVNAQPILAPGDGPIVLVLAPTRELAVQIQNEATKFGASSKIKNTCIYGGVPKGPQVRDLQKGVEIVIATPGRLIDMLESHHTNLRRVTYLVLDEADRMLDMGFEPQIRKLVSQIRPDRQTLYWSATWPKEVEQLARQFLYNPYKVIIGSSDLKANHAIHQHVDIVSENQKYNKLVKLLEDIMDGSRILIFMDTKKGCDQITRQLRMDGWPALSIHGDKSQAERDWVLSEFKAGKSPIMTATDVAARGLDVKDVKYVINYDFPGSLEDYVHRIGRTGRAGAKGTAYTFFTAANARFAKELISILKEAGQKVSPELAAMGSGAPPPIGHGGFRDRVRGYGGGRSWS from the exons ATGAGCCGCTATGACAGTCGCTCCGGCGACCCCACTTCGTACCGCGACCGCGACCGCGACCGCAGAAG CGATTCGGGGTTCGGTGGGTCTATGGGGTTCAGTGGCTCAATTCGTTCCTCATCAAGCAGGAATAATTATGAAGGTGCCGAGTCACCAAGGAAGTTGGATTTGGATGGATTGACTCCTTTTGAGAAGAACTTCTATGTTGAGTCGTCATCGGTGACAGCAATGTCAGAAAGGGAGGTTGATGAGTATCGACAACAAAGGGAAATTACAATTGAAGGCCGTGATGTTCCAAGGCCTGTCACGAGTTTTCATGATGTTGGGTTCCCAG ATTATGTTATGCAAGAGATTACGAGAGCTGGCTTTTTAGAACCTACTGCCATTCAAGCTCAAGGATGGCCAATGGCTCTGAAAGGCCGTGATCTCATTGGTATTGCTGAAACAGGGTCAGGGAAGACACTTGCCTACCTGTTGCCTGCCATTGTCCATGTTAATGCCCAGCCAATTCTAG CTCCGGGAGATGGCCCAATTGTGTTAGTATTAGCTCCAACCCGTGAACTTGCAGTCCAAATACAAAATGAAGCTACAAAATTTGGTGCATCATCAAAGATTAAAAACACTTGCATATATGGTGGTGTTCCAAAGGGACCTCAAGTACGTGATCTCCAGAAAG GTGTTGAAATTGTTATTGCTACACCAGGGAGGTTGATAGATATGTTGGAATCACATCATACAAACTTGCGAAGGGTTACTTATCTTGTGTTGGATGAGGCAGACCGGATGCTAGACATGGGATTTGAGCCTCAAATCCGAAAACTTGTTTCTCAG ATTCGCCCAGATCGTCAAACTCTATACTGGAGTGCTACCTGGCCTAAGGAGGTTGAACAACTTGCTAGACAGTTCCTTTACAACCCATACAAA GTGATAATAGGCTCTTCAGATTTGAAAGCTAACCATGCCATACACCAGCATGTGGACATTGTTTCTGAGAATCAGAAATATAACAA attggTAAAGTTGCTGGAGGATATAATGGATGGCAGTCGGATACTGATCTTCATGGATACCAAAAAAGGATGTGATCAGATCACTCGACAGCTTCGCATGGATGGTTGGCCCGCCCTCTCAATTCATGGAGATAAAAGTCAAGCAGAAAGGGATTGGGTCCTCTCAGAGTTTAAAGCTGGCAAGAGTCCTATAATGACTGCAACAGATGTTGCAGCTCGTGGTTTAG ATGTGAAGGACGTGAAATATGTGATAAACTATGACTTTCCGGGTTCCCTCGAGGACTATGTTCACCGCATTGGTCGTACAGGAAGGGCTGGGGCAAAAGGAACTGCATACACTTTCTTCACAGCTGCAAATGCCAGATTTGCGAAGGAACTTATTAGCATACTGAAGGAGGCTGGTCAGAAGGTCAGTCCTGAATTGGCAGCAATGGGGAGTGGTGCACCTCCACCCATAG GTCATGGGGGTTTTCGAGATCGTGTAAGGGGTTATGGTGGTGGTCGATCTTGGAGCTAA